A portion of the Verrucomicrobiota bacterium genome contains these proteins:
- a CDS encoding DMT family transporter: MVPAFLSTVFFSLSAVSANRLAKMLGGLEANFLRITLAVLFLAAWAHGFGQGLSGEALPMFLLSGCVGFGIGDTALYQALPRLGSRLSVLLVHCFAAPFAAVTEWLWLGTTLTPAQICWSLVILGGVSMALAPGTHLNATRRALLIGTLYGVLAAFGQGFGAVLSRKAYLIAKAAGEPIDGLTAAYQRILAGWFIATVFLFLVKHASKFRFASDLTGELGGSLRIWKQWRLAWPWIVINALSGPTLGVGCYQWALLTTPTGIVLPIVAIAPLVVIPFARFVEGEQPSVRSLLGGGIAVAGAVGLALVR, from the coding sequence ATGGTTCCCGCGTTCTTGTCCACGGTTTTCTTCTCCCTGTCCGCGGTGTCGGCCAATCGTCTGGCCAAGATGCTCGGCGGGCTGGAGGCAAACTTTCTGCGAATCACGCTGGCGGTTCTCTTCCTGGCCGCCTGGGCGCACGGCTTCGGGCAAGGCCTCTCCGGTGAAGCCTTGCCCATGTTCCTGCTGAGCGGATGCGTCGGTTTCGGAATCGGCGACACGGCGCTATACCAGGCTTTGCCTCGCCTGGGTTCGCGACTTTCTGTCCTGCTGGTCCACTGTTTCGCGGCGCCGTTTGCGGCGGTCACGGAATGGTTGTGGTTGGGAACCACGCTTACGCCCGCGCAAATCTGCTGGAGCCTAGTAATCCTGGGCGGCGTTTCGATGGCCCTGGCGCCTGGCACGCATTTGAACGCAACGCGTCGGGCTCTGCTGATCGGGACTCTCTACGGTGTTCTCGCCGCCTTTGGCCAGGGCTTCGGCGCTGTGCTGAGCCGCAAAGCTTATCTGATTGCAAAAGCGGCGGGAGAGCCCATCGACGGCCTGACGGCGGCTTACCAACGTATTCTCGCGGGCTGGTTCATTGCGACGGTGTTCTTGTTCCTCGTGAAACATGCCTCAAAGTTCAGGTTCGCCAGCGACTTGACCGGAGAATTGGGCGGCTCACTGCGGATTTGGAAGCAATGGCGCTTGGCGTGGCCGTGGATTGTCATCAACGCCTTGAGCGGCCCAACACTCGGCGTGGGCTGCTACCAGTGGGCGTTGCTGACAACGCCGACGGGCATCGTGCTGCCGATCGTCGCCATTGCTCCTCTGGTCGTGATTCCGTTTGCTCGGTTTGTGGAAGGCGAGCAACCCAGCGTGCGATCGCTGTTGGGAGGAGGGATCGCAGTAGCGGGCGCCGTGGGTTTGGCTTTGGTGCGGTAG
- a CDS encoding glycosyltransferase: MNALSVIIPTLNEASELPETFRHVRSVREVADIIVVDGGSIDGTAAVAEALGGRILTAVPSRGGQLRKGAAQATSDVIVLLHADTWLPEDAGRAIDTCLADSNVVGGGFRKTFREHHFLSLGARWRSALLFRLGGPLLGDQAIFVRRDILERIGGVPDMPLMEEFVLCRKLRAAGRLKLARATVTTSMRRFQKLGIARTYLRMGRIMLKYSLGADPRELVRIYESR, translated from the coding sequence ATGAACGCGTTGTCCGTCATCATTCCGACATTGAACGAGGCGAGTGAATTGCCGGAAACGTTCCGGCACGTGCGAAGTGTTCGGGAGGTTGCGGACATCATCGTGGTCGACGGAGGCAGCATCGACGGCACAGCGGCTGTCGCGGAAGCATTGGGGGGCCGCATTCTCACCGCCGTTCCAAGCCGCGGAGGGCAACTGCGCAAGGGCGCCGCGCAGGCGACGAGCGACGTCATCGTGCTGTTGCACGCCGACACCTGGCTGCCGGAGGACGCGGGACGGGCGATTGACACCTGCCTTGCCGATTCCAATGTGGTCGGAGGCGGATTTCGGAAAACATTTCGTGAACATCATTTCTTAAGCCTCGGCGCGCGCTGGCGAAGCGCCCTGCTCTTCCGTCTGGGCGGGCCTCTGCTGGGAGACCAGGCAATATTCGTTCGACGCGATATCCTGGAGCGCATCGGAGGCGTCCCTGACATGCCGTTAATGGAGGAATTTGTTCTCTGCCGGAAACTGCGCGCCGCCGGGCGTCTGAAGCTGGCGCGCGCGACCGTCACCACGTCGATGAGGCGCTTTCAGAAGCTGGGGATTGCGCGAACTTATCTCCGCATGGGCCGCATCATGCTGAAGTATTCGCTCGGCGCTGATCCGCGTGAGTTGGTCCGGATTTACGAATCCAGATGA